In Torulaspora globosa chromosome 1, complete sequence, a genomic segment contains:
- the MNN11 gene encoding alpha-1,6-mannosyltransferase (ancestral locus Anc_1.156) — protein sequence MTFRPKSKLKPSAKKQWKWPSKISGKRLSGLAGESTPGSTFKRTVLIFGGIGLFLYVLSSFFSLGQPPRTYPAEHGHYIHEIPALSPLIFPHVEHATVLKEIGVRGLYTVRTDIDGQSSLVMKHDDEPLSDEEKKKTSDQVLLVKRSFLDHGKLVYRKSVTSPEIVIVTLIDFENWDLDTIVSVVQNRVDYAQKHKYGVYVRWIQEFVPLLRNQDLKASQEYIKPLIMRAAIHAFPQAKYLFFVDQTSLIMNLELTLQQHLLDPDVLDMALLRNVPIIPGSNIKTYTHFNVDTTRIIIPQSPAGELDLSSMVVSTDLYGKAFLEYLMDPLYTNYDWDSFSASVAHMLQWHPQLLGKTALVVQKLIAAPYDANSKPDAASKEKVDALHYTDGDFVVSLNNCKLRGTCASDIQSFYSKIRKS from the coding sequence ATGACCTTCAGACCGAAGTCGAAGTTGAAACCGAGCGCAAAGAAGCAATGGAAATGgccatcgaagatctcCGGCAAACGATTGTCTGGCCTCGCCGGGGAGTCTACTCCTGGGAGCACGTTTAAGAGGACTGTGCTGATTTTTGGTGGTATTGGGTTATTTTTGTACGTtttgagcagctttttcagtttGGGACaaccaccaagaacatATCCGGCGGAGCACGGCCATTACATACATGAGATACCTGCATTGAGTCCACTGATCTTTCCACATGTTGAGCATGCAACTgttttgaaggagattGGAGTTAGAGGGCTCTATACCGTTAGAACAGATATCGATGGACAATCTTCGCTTGTCATGAAGCATGACGATGAGCCGTTGTCCGacgaggaaaagaagaagacatcgGACCAAGTATTACTGGTGAAGAGGTCGTTCTTGGACCACGGGAAGCTGGTTTATCGCAAGAGCGTGACGTCTCCGGAAATTGTGATTGTCACACTgattgattttgagaaTTGGGATCTGGACACGATTGTCTCTGTGGTGCAAAACAGGGTCGACTACGCTCAGAAACACAAGTACGGGGTTTACGTGCGTTGGATACAAGAGTTTGTACCGCTGCTGCGCAACCAGGACTTGAAGGCCTCCCAGGAGTACATCAAACCACTGATTATGAGGGCAGCCATTCACGCGTTCCCACAGGCCAAATACTTGTTCTTCGTCGACCAAACCTCTTTGATTATGAACTTGGAGCTCACACTGCAGCAGCATCTGCTGGACCCCGACGTTCTGGACATGGCCCTTCTCAGAAACGTCCCTATCATCCCCGGCTCGAACATAAAGACCTACACACATTTCAACGTCGATACTACCAGAATCATCATTCCGCAAAGTCCTGCCGGTGAACTCGACCTGTCTTCCATGGTTGTCTCCACCGATTTGTACGGAAAGGCTTTCTTGGAGTACCTCATGGATCCTCTATACACAAACTACGACTGGGACAGTTTCTCCGCGAGCGTTGCCCACATGCTACAATGGCATCCGCAGCTGCTCGGTAAGACGGCATTGGTTGTACAGAAATTGATTGCAGCCCCATATGATGCGAACAGTAAGCCTGATGCGGCATCAAAGGAGAAAGTCGATGCTCTACACTACACCGATGGCGATTTCGTCGTGTCCCTGAACAACTGTAAACTGCGTGGAACCTGTGCCTCTGACATCCAATCCTTTTATTCCAAGATTAGAAAGAGCTAA
- the RBH1 gene encoding Rbh1p (ancestral locus Anc_1.157): MTVGEGHWLYAKEHLANLRRLNAFCLAFEPKPASALDPMSQLCNQTRTISKSVTSLIEYHSSCDPNDHLAIQSSFMNSEILNLYNEILLGSIKLIFAIETSLFRLGPSLEFAICIVKLYSKLTNYQKLLGGKSTQLSSMLHSFEFQFKQGYITADNNVIRLDNIHDLSSHTYDLVAPPIINLDDVVKRDFFRLSMNKFNMQRQLVEILQFTNGEIAIFKVISGELPNAKDPPTQLLARLLQGDYSPLNLGRALLFPFLRDYDLDVIGESVSGIELRTVTGNNVHLKLQCVDALQWEGHWKFCMKKLFDRNNFMQLTPSIRSSASLAKSSHLFQNFKMKHNKLENLRPAESTGLSLTLPNQAMHVEQSSERSEPDKPSQSGLRRSKPLQGPLSILMSMDEEDDEKATVNNQSSLSDCKHPSFEDLDSLDCEKLMELDKGIQMEFSPVSLESPSLQQYKSVSQHSSMDEIRPIAAKSIEVDDFESIISSADDETDCRDDSSIFNPSAEFYKPALYRRKSSSLLSLFSSRNKKGLFIDAAGANSAASLTPTSKENTPLSAKSNIPVYPTEKTHQLLPSTIDLNNDLAIFESEKARTSFWDGRQWMRFGSESLRLSILRSINDETVLVAYESKVDGRCFFAARVSHRWTCSKAAAQDIQAIIPSSDFLCSILPPGKNTVNIRCSRSEGLLNALQHCIKGNLPAFIPSSQTANTLSSFPSSSASNGITRSSTGISDFAGFKNATDAIASLLLLPSVKAKIHERIDEKGWQVQNIGHVDIFSQEYKGSAVAVRFDFFGVNEIKQTARTLISRLSDIRRIGRTGLLVASGDDERLLEFVNKVIADQVYKLIKPL; the protein is encoded by the coding sequence ATGACGGTTGGGGAGGGCCACTGGCTCTATGCAAAAGAACATCTTGCgaatttgagaagattgaaCGCCTTTTGCTTGGCGTTTGAGCCGAAACCGGCATCAGCTTTGGACCCCATGTCACAGCTTTGCAATCAAACGAGAACGATCTCGAAATCGGTGACGAGTCTAATAGAATACCATTCATCGTGCGATCCAAATGACCATTTGGCAATTCAGTCTTCGTTCATGAATTCAGAGATACTGAATCTTTACAACGAGATTCTACTCGGCTCCATCAAGTTGATTTTTGCGATCGAGACATCTTTGTTCAGGCTAGGACCTAGTTTGGAGTTTGCGATTTGTATTGTGAAGCTCTATTCAAAATTGACGAATTACcagaagcttcttggcGGCAAGTCAACTCAGCTGAGTTCAATGCTTCACTCTTTCGAGTTTCAATTTAAACAAGGGTACATCACTGCAGACAATAATGTTATTAGACTGGATAACATTCACGATCTTTCGTCGCATACTTACGATTTGGTTGCTCCACCTATCATAAATCTGGACGATGTTGTTAAGCGAGACTTCTTTAGGCTCTCAATGAATAAGTTCAACATGCAGAGGCAGCTGGTGGAGATTCTCCAATTCACAAATGGCGAAATAGCGATATTTAAAGTTATCTCTGGAGAGCTACCGAATGCGAAAGATCCGCCCACCCAGCTGCTTGCGCGCTTGTTGCAAGGGGATTATAGCCCGCTGAACTTGGGAAGAGCCCTTCTTTTTCCATTTCTGAGGGATTACGATTTAGATGTCATTGGCGAATCAGTCTCTGGAATCGAATTGAGAACGGTAACAGGAAATAACGTTCATCTGAAGTTACAATGTGTTGATGCATTGCAGTGGGAGGGACACTGGAAATTTTGCATGAAAAAGCTTTTTGATAGGAACAACTTCATGCAACTAACACCTTCAATCCGGTCTTCCGCATCGCTAGCGAAGTCCTCGCATCTATttcaaaacttcaaaatGAAGCATAATAAATTGGAAAATTTAAGACCTGCTGAAAGTACTGGGCTTTCTCTTACTCTGCCAAATCAAGCTATGCATGTGGAACAATCAAGTGAAAGAAGTGAGCCTGACAAACCGTCGCAATCTGGCCTGAGGAGGTCGAAACCTTTACAGGGCCCACTTTCAATCCTAATGTCCATGGATGAGGAGGACGACGAAAAAGCAACTGTGAATAATCAAAGCAGCCTAAGCGACTGTAAACATCCATCCTTCGAAGATCTCGATTCTCTCGATTGCGAAAAACTTATGGAGCTCGATAAAGGCATACAGATGGAGTTCTCACCTGTTTCTTTGGAAAGCCCGTCGTTGCAGCAGTATAAATCTGTTTCTCAGCACTCTTCAATGGACGAAATTCGACCTATTGCTGCGAAATCGATCGAAGTTGATGACTTCGAGAGCATTATTTCATCTGCGGATGATGAGACAGACTGTAGGGACGACTCTTCAATATTCAATCCCAGTGCTGAGTTCTATAAACCAGCCCTGTATCGCCGTAAGTCCTCCTCCTTACTAAGCCTTTTCAGCTCAAGAAATAAAAAGGGCCTTTTTATTGATGCAGCAGGCGCTAATTCAGCAGCTTCCTTAACGCCAACATCAAAAGAGAACACACCGTTATCTGCAAAGAGTAATATACCAGTATATCCCACGGAAAAGACCCACCAGCTTCTACCTTCGACGATTGATCTAAATAACGATCTGGCGATTTTTGAAAGCGAAAAGGCTAGAACCTCTTTCTGGGACGGGCGGCAATGGATGAGATTTGGATCTGAATCTTTACGCCTCAGTATTTTAAGATCGATAAATGACGAAACTGTCTTGGTGGCATATGAAAGCAAGGTTGATGGCCGATGTTTCTTTGCCGCCCGAGTATCCCACCGGTGGACATGTTCCAAGGCGGCCGCTCAGGATATCCAGGCGATTATACCATCATCAGACTTTTTATGCAGTATCTTGCCGCCCGGTAAGAATACTGTGAACATAAGATGCAGTAGATCGGAAGGTCTGCTGAACGCTCTGCAACACTGCATAAAAGGAAATTTGCCCGCTTTCATCCCGTCGTCCCAGACAGCAAATACTCTTTCCAGTTTTCCATCCTCAAGTGCCAGTAATGGGATTACGCGTTCTTCCACTGGCATTTCTGATTTTGCCGGCTTTAAGAACGCTACTGACGCAATagcttctcttctcttatTGCCATCTGTCAAAGCCAAGATTCACGAACGAATAGACGAAAAGGGTTGGCAGGTGCAAAATATCGGACACGTCGATATCTTCTCACAGGAGTATAAAGGAAGTGCAGTCGCGGTGAGGTTTGACTTCTTCGGCGTCAATGAGATCAAGCAAACCGCTAGAACGCTTATTAGTCGGTTAAGCGATATTCGAAGAATAGGCAGAACTGGTCTATTAGTTGCATCTGGTGATGACGAACGACTCTTGGAGTTTGTGAATAAGGTAATCGCTGATCAAGTGTATAAGCTGATCAAGCCGCTATAA
- the ATP12 gene encoding ATP synthase complex assembly protein ATP12 (ancestral locus Anc_1.158) yields the protein MLRLFNGCSAVGRMTSCNLRLLATQASPLGVDHSIENNLKTETNRLSKTGERFWEKVSLKDDGSQYLVQLDSKTILTPLGHPLAVDRDRSLLAMLLQKEWTNLTSLAVKTYSLPLTSLVSRCIDLEIVNKPGGDLESKAKIGGDRERISQDLLRYLDTDTVLVFCSKSEYEGALRKAQDQVYLPIISAAEEFLSNYSGSAVKLKVLDADLHGLRGNQQLEETRSAAKKYLDTLSLWDLAVFEKTVLTTKSFICGVLLLQNKASAESLEGLKSSMESIAEAATLEIIYQTDRWGEVEDTHDVDKRDVRRNIHAAAIVAYK from the coding sequence ATGTTACGGTTATTTAACGGCTGCTCTGCGGTAGGCAGAATGACTTCATGTAATCTCAGGCTGCTGGCGACTCAGGCGTCTCCATTGGGGGTTGACCATAGTATAGAGAACAACCTAAAGACAGAAACGAACAGATTATCCAAAACTGGTGAAAGATTCTGGGAAAAGGTGTCGTTGAAGGATGACGGATCACAATATCTGGTTCAATTGGATTCGAAAACAATTTTGACTCCCTTGGGTCATCCATTAGCTGTGGACAGGGACAGAAGTTTGTTGGCGATGCTTCTGCAGAAGGAATGGACGAATTTAACAAGCCTCGCTGTCAAGACATACTCACTACCGTTAACTTCGTTGGTTTCTCGTTGCATTGACCTGGAAATCGTTAACAAGCCAGGCGGCGACTTGGAGTCAAAAGCCAAGATAGGCGGGGATCGTGAACGTATCTCGCAGGACCTGTTACGCTACCTCGATACAGACACTGTACTGGTCTTTTGCTCGAAGTCGGAATATGAAGGAGCCCTAAGAAAAGCGCAAGATCAAGTCTACTTGCCGATTATTAGCGCTGCGGAGGaattcttgagcaattACAGTGGATCAGCGGTGAAACTCAAAGTCCTTGATGCAGATCTTCATGGCTTGAGGGGCAATCAACAGCTGGAAGAGACGAGGAGCGCCGCTAAGAAGTACCTGGACACTCTATCTTTATGGGATCTGGCTGTGTTCGAAAAGACGGTCTTGACGACAAAATCATTCATTTGTGGTGTTCTCCTGCTGCAGAACAAAGCGTCGGCAGAGTCCCTAGAAGgcttgaaatcatcaatgGAGTCCATTGCTGAAGCCGCTACATTGGAAATTATTTACCAAACCGATAGATGGGGAGAGGTGGAAGACACACACGATGTTGACAAAAGAGATGTCAGAAGAAATATTCATGCGGCGGCGATAGTGGCCTATAAATAA
- the PFD1 gene encoding prefolding complex chaperone subunit (ancestral locus Anc_1.159), producing MSATPFIQELTANLRASKAQLQSVEQQLGLLERQEKLAKLTTQELATYPTDKVWRSCGKAFILQEKSKYIDDLKHDQSVVQEQTKTLKIKKNYLETTVEKTVDNLKAAIESK from the coding sequence atgTCTGCTACACCGTTCATACAGGAGCTAACTGCAAATCTGAGAGCTTCCAAGGCTCAATTACAGTCTGTCGAGCAGCAATTAGGCTTGCTGGAGAGGCAGGAGAAACTGGCTAAGTTGACCACGCAGGAACTAGCAACGTATCCAACAGACAAGGTGTGGAGATCGTGTGGGAAAGCTTTCATTTTGCAGGAAAAGTCCAAATATATCGACGATTTGAAACACGATCAAAGCGTTGTGCAGGAGCAGACCAAGACtctgaagatcaagaagaattaCCTCGAGACAACGGTGGAGAAGACCGTGGATAATCTGAAAGCTGCCATTGAGAGTAAATGA
- the ATG27 gene encoding Atg27p (ancestral locus Anc_1.160), with amino-acid sequence MKYETLLFLGLLGSRWANAFQCNKDDRLKKYRLAQGNGGGYVYGSVERDTPPSTTEEKWWVNVCAENDKNDLPSECDRNDVLCGLTYVTVPGRDTLMTQEIEFPHSLSGPVEEVDGKLRLSLRGTKWGSESFDAQLEFECDDNMKTDEMVSSTWQDKQIRINIKGPSGCLIKNEDGNRDKDRRPHLKDPNERKKGTSWFTWLLLYALLFTLIYLLVTAYVNTRGGSFQDFREEFIDRSTQLITSLPAFAKEVAARIFGSGSSQRGGYSAV; translated from the coding sequence ATGAAGTACGAAACTctgttgtttcttggcctgCTGGGCTCCAGGTGGGCGAATGCCTTTCAATGCAATAAGGACGACAGATTAAAGAAGTACAGACTGGCTCAGGGAAACGGCGGTGGCTACGTGTATGGTTCTGTGGAAAGGGATACCCCTCCCAGTACCACGGAGGAGAAATGGTGGGTGAATGTGTGTGCAGAGAATGATAAGAATGATTTACCATCGGAATGCGATCGAAACGACGTGCTTTGCGGCCTCACGTATGTTACTGTGCCAGGTAGGGACACGCTGATGACACAGGAGATCGAGTTTCCGCACTCGCTATCTGGACCTGTGGAAGAAGTCGATGGCAAGCTTCGTCTGAGCTTGAGGGGCACCAAGTGGGGGTCGGAGAGCTTTGATGCCCAGCTGGAATTCGAGTGTGACGATAATATGAAGACGGATGAGATGGTCTCGAGCACATGGCAGGATAAACAGATACGCATAAATATCAAGGGTCCTTCGGGCTGcctgatcaagaacgaagATGGAAACAGGGATAAAGACAGAAGGCCTCACTTGAAAGACCCCAACGAGCGCAAGAAAGGTACGTCGTGGTTTACCTGGTTGTTGCTATACGCATTGCTATTCACTCTGATATACTTGCTGGTGACAGCGTATGTGAATACGAGGGGCGGGTCCTTCCAGGATTTCCGCGAAGAGTTTATAGATCGCTCTACGCAGCTCATAACTTCACTGCCGGCGTTTGCCAAGGAGGTCGCTGCCCGGATCTTCGGCAGCGGTTCTTCCCAGCGGGGTGGCTATAGCGCAGTCTGA
- a CDS encoding 60S ribosomal protein uL22 (ancestral locus Anc_1.161) — MARYGATSTNPAKSASARGSYLRVSFKNTRETAQAINGWELQKAQKYLGQVLEHQRAIPFRRFNSSIGRTAQGKEFGVTKARWPAKSVKFVQGLLQNAAANAEAKGLDATKLYVSHIQVNQAPKQRRRTYRAHGRINKYESSPSHIELVLTEKEEAVEKAAEKKVVRLSSRQRGRIAAQKRIAA; from the coding sequence ATGGCTAGATACGGTGCTACCTCTACAAACCCAGCTAAGTCTGCTTCTGCTCGTGGTTCCTACTTGCGTgtctctttcaagaacacCAGAGAGACAGCTCAAGCCATTAACGGTTGGGAATTGCAAAAGGCTCAAAAATACTTGGGACAAGTGTTGGAACACCAAAGAGCCATCCCATTCAGAAGATTTAACTCTTCCATCGGTAGAACTGCTCAAGGTAAGGAGTTTGGTGTCACCAAGGCCAGATGGCCAGCTAAGTCTGTCAAGTTCGTCCAGGGCTTGCTACAAAACGCTGCAGCTAACGCTGAGGCTAAAGGTCTAGATGCTACCAAGTTGTACGTTTCCCACATCCAAGTCAACCAGGCTCcaaagcaaagaagaagaacttaCAGAGCTCACGGTAGAATCAACAAGTACGAGTCCTCTCCATCCCACATCGAATTGGTTCTTActgaaaaggaggaagCCGTCGAGAAGGCAGCTGAAAAGAAAGTGGTTAGATTGTCTTCCAGACAGAGAGGTAGAATCGCCGCTCAAAAGCGTATTGCCGCTTAA